One window from the genome of Oryctolagus cuniculus chromosome 1, mOryCun1.1, whole genome shotgun sequence encodes:
- the LOC100352890 gene encoding olfactory receptor 8B8-like isoform X2, whose protein sequence is MAHTNGSFVTEFVLMGLTDQPDLQLPLFFLFLVTYMITSFGNLGLIILIVLNSHLHTPMYFFLFNLSFIDFCYSSVITPKMMMSFVLKKNSISYIGCMTQFFFFSFFVISECYVLTSMAYDRYVAICKPLLYNTIMSPKVCFNLMLGSYLTAFSHAMIHTGCILRLSFCDANTIDHYFCDVLPLLELSCTSTYVNEVEIFIVAGIDITVPSLMVFISYGFILSSILRISSTEGRSKAFSTCSSHIVAVSLFFGSCAFMYLKPSSSGSTSEGKVSSVFYTIVVPMMNPLIYSLRNKDVKIVYPTWEVRYSADS, encoded by the coding sequence ATGGCACACACAAATGGCTCTTTTGTGACAGAATTCGTCCTGATGGGGTTAACAGACCAACCAGACCTCCAGCTGCcccttttcttcttgtttctagTCACATATATGATCACTTCTTTTGGAAATCTGGGCTTGATCATTTTAATTGTGCTAAATTCACACCTGCACACTCCCATGTACTTTTTCCTCTTCAATTTGTCTTTCATAGACTTCTGTTATTCCTCTGTAATTACACCCAAAATGATGATGAGCTTCGTATTGAAGAAGAATAGTATATCTTACATAGGATGTATGACACAGTTCTTCTTCTTTAGTTTTTTTGTCATTTCTGAATGCTATGTGCTGACATCCATGGCCTATGATCGATacgtggccatctgcaagccactTCTATACAACACAATCATGTCCCCTAAAGTCTGTTTCAACCTTATGCTGGGTTCATACTTGACTGCCTTTTCTCACGCCATGATCCACACTGGATGCattctcaggctgagcttctgtgATGCAAACACCATCGACCACTACTTCTGCGATGTTCTCCCTTTGCTTGAGCTCTCCTGCACCAGCACGTATGTCAATGAGGTAGAGATCTTCATTGTAGCAGGCATTGACATCACTGTCCCCAGCCTCATGGTCTTCATCTCTTATGGTTTCATTCTCTCCAGCATCCTGCGAATCAGCTCCACTGAGGGCAGGTCCAAAGCCTTCAGCACCTGCAGTTCCCACATAGTTGCTGTTTCTCTGTTCTTTGGATCTTGTGCATTCATGTATCTCAAGCCATCGTCTTCTGGGTCAACAAGTGAGGGAAAAGTCTCTTCTGTTTTTTACACCATTGTGGTTCCAATGATGAATCCCTTAATCTACAGTTTAAGGAACAAAGATGTTAAAATTgtctatccaacatgggaagtgagatactcagcagactcatag
- the LOC100352890 gene encoding olfactory receptor 8B8-like isoform X1 — translation MAHTNGSFVTEFVLMGLTDQPDLQLPLFFLFLVTYMITSFGNLGLIILIVLNSHLHTPMYFFLFNLSFIDFCYSSVITPKMMMSFVLKKNSISYIGCMTQFFFFSFFVISECYVLTSMAYDRYVAICKPLLYNTIMSPKVCFNLMLGSYLTAFSHAMIHTGCILRLSFCDANTIDHYFCDVLPLLELSCTSTYVNEVEIFIVAGIDITVPSLMVFISYGFILSSILRISSTEGRSKAFSTCSSHIVAVSLFFGSCAFMYLKPSSSGSTSEGKVSSVFYTIVVPMMNPLIYSLRNKDMKKKIVLRKSLSSIKF, via the exons ATGGCACACACAAATGGCTCTTTTGTGACAGAATTCGTCCTGATGGGGTTAACAGACCAACCAGACCTCCAGCTGCcccttttcttcttgtttctagTCACATATATGATCACTTCTTTTGGAAATCTGGGCTTGATCATTTTAATTGTGCTAAATTCACACCTGCACACTCCCATGTACTTTTTCCTCTTCAATTTGTCTTTCATAGACTTCTGTTATTCCTCTGTAATTACACCCAAAATGATGATGAGCTTCGTATTGAAGAAGAATAGTATATCTTACATAGGATGTATGACACAGTTCTTCTTCTTTAGTTTTTTTGTCATTTCTGAATGCTATGTGCTGACATCCATGGCCTATGATCGATacgtggccatctgcaagccactTCTATACAACACAATCATGTCCCCTAAAGTCTGTTTCAACCTTATGCTGGGTTCATACTTGACTGCCTTTTCTCACGCCATGATCCACACTGGATGCattctcaggctgagcttctgtgATGCAAACACCATCGACCACTACTTCTGCGATGTTCTCCCTTTGCTTGAGCTCTCCTGCACCAGCACGTATGTCAATGAGGTAGAGATCTTCATTGTAGCAGGCATTGACATCACTGTCCCCAGCCTCATGGTCTTCATCTCTTATGGTTTCATTCTCTCCAGCATCCTGCGAATCAGCTCCACTGAGGGCAGGTCCAAAGCCTTCAGCACCTGCAGTTCCCACATAGTTGCTGTTTCTCTGTTCTTTGGATCTTGTGCATTCATGTATCTCAAGCCATCGTCTTCTGGGTCAACAAGTGAGGGAAAAGTCTCTTCTGTTTTTTACACCATTGTGGTTCCAATGATGAATCCCTTAATCTACAGTTTAAGGAACAAAGAT atgaaaaaaaaaattgtcttgagAAAATCCCTGAGCAGTATCAAATTTTAA
- the LOC100352634 gene encoding olfactory receptor 8B8-like, which produces MAHTNGSFVTEFVLMGLTDQPDLQLPLFFLFLVTYMITSFGNLGLIILIVLNSHLHTPMYFFLFNLSFIDFCYSSVITPKMMMSFVLKKNSISYIGCMTQFFFFSFFVISECYVLTSMAYDRYVAICKPLLYNTIMSPKVCFNLMLGSYLTAFSHAMIHTGCILRLSFCDANTIDHYFCDVLPLLELSCTSTYVNEVEIFIVAGIDITVPSLMVFISYGFILSSILRISSTEGRSKAFSTCSSHIVAVSLFFGSCAFMYLKPSSSGSTSEGKVSSVFYTIVVPMMNPLIYSLRNKDVKVALRKTLHKFQF; this is translated from the coding sequence ATGGCACACACAAATGGCTCTTTTGTGACAGAATTCGTCCTGATGGGATTAACAGACCAACCAGACCTCCAGCTGCcccttttcttcttgtttctagTCACATATATGATCACTTCTTTTGGAAATCTGGGCTTGATCATTTTAATTGTGCTAAATTCACACCTGCACACTCCCATGTACTTTTTCCTCTTCAATTTGTCTTTCATAGACTTCTGTTATTCCTCTGTAATTACACCCAAAATGATGATGAGCTTCGTATTGAAGAAGAATAGTATATCTTACATAGGATGTATGACACAGTTCTTCTTCTTTAGTTTTTTTGTCATTTCTGAATGCTATGTGCTGACATCCATGGCCTATGATCGATacgtggccatctgcaagccactTCTATACAACACAATCATGTCCCCTAAAGTCTGTTTCAACCTTATGCTGGGTTCATACTTGACTGCCTTTTCTCACGCCATGATCCACACTGGATGCattctcaggctgagcttctgtgATGCAAACACCATCGACCACTACTTCTGCGATGTTCTCCCTTTGCTTGAGCTCTCCTGCACCAGCACGTATGTCAATGAGGTAGAGATCTTCATTGTAGCAGGCATTGACATCACTGTCCCCAGCCTCATGGTCTTCATCTCTTATGGTTTCATTCTCTCCAGCATCCTGCGAATCAGCTCCACTGAGGGCAGGTCCAAAGCCTTCAGCACCTGCAGTTCCCACATAGTTGCTGTTTCTCTGTTCTTTGGATCTTGTGCATTCATGTATCTCAAGCCATCGTCTTCTGGGTCAACAAGTGAGGGAAAAGTCTCTTCTGTTTTTTACACCATTGTGGTTCCAATGATGAATCCCTTAATCTACAGTTTAAGGAACAAAGATGTTAAAGTTGCCTTGAGAAAAACCCTGCATAAGTTCCAGTTTTAA